A region from the Misgurnus anguillicaudatus chromosome 7, ASM2758022v2, whole genome shotgun sequence genome encodes:
- the srrm1 gene encoding serine/arginine repetitive matrix protein 1 isoform X4 yields the protein MMQINLTGFLNGKNAREFMKDLWPLLLSAQENIAGIPSAFLEQKKEEIKQRQIEQEKLASLKKIDDDKREKENKERAQSRSPKRRKSRSPVKRDRKASPSRSPRRKPSPPASPPSSPPNQREEPKEEPDQLESSKPEPLIQEASSTSDLVAEMKPDSVSEVVKESSPEKTSKSEDKPKPRDKDREKDGRRDRPRHRSRSRSPRSRRRPRSRSRSFSPRRRPSPRRRISPRRRSPPRRQPPPRHRRSRSPVRRRRSRSRSSSGSSSSRSPHKRPGKRGSATPPRKLPRRSDLSSPPRRRGRSPSGPDTSPSAARNRTGGRNDTHSPPKPPRRSDVSDSEEEKLGDGSMADSVQQRRQYRRQNQKSSSDTGSSSSSEDEGPRQKNRGAAARNGDVRRRRSHSPGSPRRRHREASPRKRRSPSPAFRRHRSPSPARRRRSPSPPPRRRSPSPPTRHYSPPIQRRYSPSPLPAQKRRPSGSPPPRRRGSPSPPVSKRRGSPSPPVSKRRGSPSPPVSKRRGSPSPPVSKRRGSPSPPVSKRRASPSPPVSKRRGSPSPPLSKRRGSPSPPVSKRRASPSPPVSKRRPSPSPPVSKRRASPSPVAKRRSSRSPKRTRGSSPGKRRTPPSSASPPPRHRRSSPNPPAHQRGRDTRSSPPSHSSRVSSSPQARYGPSGSSPQRARRQASPSHGTRPIRRVSRTPEPRKPQRDSQSPQPVRRQVSRSPSASPPPAAPKRTASVSPHSASRSPPPPAKKNSSGSQSPSPNKNSDVEGGKKKKKKKEKKHKKEKKHKKHKKQKKEKSGEEKIEAAIGVPEQEAEPDSDQKKESDSEVEDSLDDLEKHLREKALRSMRKAQLSPSSQ from the exons ATGATGCAGATTAATTTGACTGGGTTTCTGAACGGGAAGAACGCTCGGGAATTCATGAAGGACCTCTGGCCGCTGTTGCTAAGCGCTCAGGAGAACATCGCTGGTATTCCGTCTGCCTTCCTGGAGCAGAAGAAAGAGGAAATCAAACAGAGACAA ATTGAACAGGAAAAACTAGCCTCTCTGAAAAAGATAGATGACGATAAAAGAGAAAAGGAGAACAAGGAGCGAGCTCAGTCCAGAAGCCCTAAACG GAGGAAATCTCGTTCCCCTGTGAAGCGGGACCGTAAAGCCAGCCCTTCCCGCTCTCCTCGTCGAAAACCAAGTCCACCCGCCTCACCGCCTTCTAGTCCGCCCAATCAAAGAGAAGAGCCAAAAGAAGAACCGGACCAATTGGAGAGCTCCAAACCAGAACCACTAATTCAGGAGGCTTCTTCTACCAG tgATCTGGTGGCTGAGATGAAGCCAGACTCTGTGTCTGAGGTGGTGAAAGAGTCGTCCCCTGAAAAAACCTCCAAATCAGAAGACAAGCCCAAACCTAGAGACAAGGACAGAGAGAAGGACGGACGCAGAGATCGCCCACGTCACCGCTCTCGTTCCCGATCACCTCGATCTCGCAGACGACCCAGATCACGGTCCAG GTCGTTCTCTCCTCGCCGCAGACCGAGTCCCAGGAGACGAATCTCTCCGAGACGCCGGAGCCCCCCTAGACGCCAGCCACCCCCTAGACACAGACGCAGCCGTTCACCTGTCCGCAG GCGGCGCTCACGTTCCCGATCCTCTTCAGGCAGCTCTTCCTCTCGGTCTCCCCATAAAAGACCAGGTAAACGTGGGTCAGCTACCCCTCCCAGAAAACTTCCACGTCGTTCGGATCTATCCAGTCCACCCAGAAGAAGAGGCCGGAGCCCCTCAGGTCCAGACACAAGCCCTTCAG CTGCGAGAAACAGAACTGGTGGAAGGAACGACACTCATTCTCCTCCAAAACCACCCAGACGATCCGATGTATCAGATTCTG AGGAGGAGAAGTTGGGCGACGGGTCAATGGCAGATTCTGTTCAGCAGCGACGTCAGTATCGCAGACAGAATCAGAAATCCTCTTCAG ACACAGGGTCATCCTCTTCCTCTGAAGATGAAGGCCCAAGGCAGAAGAACAGAGGCGCAGCTGCTAGGAATggtgatgtcaggagacggcgGAGCCATTCACCTGGCTCACCACGGAGAAGGCACAGAGAGGCATCCCCAAG AAAAAGACGTTCCCCATCACCTGCTTTCCGTAGACATCGCTCTCCATCTCCAGCTCGTCGCCGCAGGTCGCCCTCTCCTCCTCCAAGACGCAG ATCTCCATCCCCTCCTACTCGGCACTACTCTCCCCCTATCCAGCGGCGATACAGCCCCTCTCCCCTTCCAGCTCAAAAGAGACGCCCATCAGGGTCTCCCCCTCCTAGGCGCAGAGGTTCTCCATCACCACCCGTGTCCAAGCGCAGAGGTTCTCCATCACCACCCGTGTCCAAGCGCAGAGGTTCTCCATCACCCCCCGTCTCCAAGCGCAGAGGGTCTCCATCACCACCCGTCTCCAAGCGCAGAGGATCTCCATCACCACCCGTGTCCAAGCGCAGGGCATCCCCATCACCACCCGTTTCCAAGCGCAGAGGTTCTCCATCACCACCCCTGTCCAAGCGCAGAGGTTCTCCATCACCACCCGTGTCCAAGCGTAGGGCATCCCCATCACCACCCGTGTCCAAGCGGAGGCCGTCCCCATCGCCGCCCGTGTCCAAGCGCAGGGCATCTCCCTCACCAGTAGCCAAACGGCGCTCCTCTCGCTCCCCCAAACGGACTCGTGGTAGTAGTCCAGGAAAGAGGCGCACTCCGCCCTCTTCTGCTTCACCACCACCCCGCCATCGCAGAAGTTCTCCGAATCCCCCTGCACACCAAAGGGGCAGGGACACCCGTTCCTCTCCCCCTTCCCATTCTTCTCGAGTGTCTTCGAGTCCTCAGGCTCGATATGGGCCTTCTGGTTCCTCCCCGCAACGAGCAAGACGTCAGGCGTCGCCGTCTCATGGCACAAGACCCATTCGAAGGGTCTCCCGCACACCAGAACCACGCAAACCACAGCG AGATTCTCAGAGCCCCCAGCCAGTAAGGAGGCAGGTGTCTCGTTCACCATCCGCTTCTCCTCCTCCGGCAGCACCGAAGAGAACTGCTTCAGTCTCTCCTCACTCTGCTAGTCGCTCCCCACCTCCACCTGCAAAGAAGAACAGCAGTGGGTCCCAAAGCCCATCACCTAACAAG AACTCTGATGTAGAGGGtggaaaaaagaagaaaaagaagaaggaGAAGAAACACAAAAAGGAGAAGAAACACAAGAAGCATAAGAAGCAAAAGAAGGAGAAGAGCGGAGAAGAGAAAATTGAAGCAGCTATAGGAGTCCCCGAACAGGAGGCGGAGCCTGATTCCGATCAGAAAAAG GAATCAGACAGTGAAGTAGAAGACAGTTTGGATGATCTGGAGAAGCACCTGCGTGAGAAAGCTCTCCGGTCCATGAGGAAGGCCCAGTTGTCTCCGTCTTCTCAATGA
- the srrm1 gene encoding serine/arginine repetitive matrix protein 1 isoform X2, with protein MDAGFFRGTSAEQDNRFSNKHKKLLKQLKFAECLEKKVDMSKVNLEVIKPWITQRVNEILGFEDDVVIEFVFNQLEEKNPDAKMMQINLTGFLNGKNAREFMKDLWPLLLSAQENIAGIPSAFLEQKKEEIKQRQIEQEKLASLKKIDDDKREKENKERAQSRSPKRRKSRSPVKRDRKASPSRSPRRKPSPPASPPSSPPNQREEPKEEPDQLESSKPEPLIQEASSTSDLVAEMKPDSVSEVVKESSPEKTSKSEDKPKPRDKDREKDGRRDRPRHRSRSRSPRSRRRPRSRSRSFSPRRRPSPRRRISPRRRSPPRRQPPPRHRRSRSPVRRRRSRSRSSSGSSSSRSPHKRPGKRGSATPPRKLPRRSDLSSPPRRRGRSPSGPDTSPSAARNRTGGRNDTHSPPKPPRRSDVSDSDTGSSSSSEDEGPRQKNRGAAARNGDVRRRRSHSPGSPRRRHREASPRKRRSPSPAFRRHRSPSPARRRRSPSPPPRRRSPSPPTRHYSPPIQRRYSPSPLPAQKRRPSGSPPPRRRGSPSPPVSKRRGSPSPPVSKRRGSPSPPVSKRRGSPSPPVSKRRGSPSPPVSKRRASPSPPVSKRRGSPSPPLSKRRGSPSPPVSKRRASPSPPVSKRRPSPSPPVSKRRASPSPVAKRRSSRSPKRTRGSSPGKRRTPPSSASPPPRHRRSSPNPPAHQRGRDTRSSPPSHSSRVSSSPQARYGPSGSSPQRARRQASPSHGTRPIRRVSRTPEPRKPQRDSQSPQPVRRQVSRSPSASPPPAAPKRTASVSPHSASRSPPPPAKKNSSGSQSPSPNKNSDVEGGKKKKKKKEKKHKKEKKHKKHKKQKKEKSGEEKIEAAIGVPEQEAEPDSDQKKESDSEVEDSLDDLEKHLREKALRSMRKAQLSPSSQ; from the exons AATCCAGATGCGAAGATGATGCAGATTAATTTGACTGGGTTTCTGAACGGGAAGAACGCTCGGGAATTCATGAAGGACCTCTGGCCGCTGTTGCTAAGCGCTCAGGAGAACATCGCTGGTATTCCGTCTGCCTTCCTGGAGCAGAAGAAAGAGGAAATCAAACAGAGACAA ATTGAACAGGAAAAACTAGCCTCTCTGAAAAAGATAGATGACGATAAAAGAGAAAAGGAGAACAAGGAGCGAGCTCAGTCCAGAAGCCCTAAACG GAGGAAATCTCGTTCCCCTGTGAAGCGGGACCGTAAAGCCAGCCCTTCCCGCTCTCCTCGTCGAAAACCAAGTCCACCCGCCTCACCGCCTTCTAGTCCGCCCAATCAAAGAGAAGAGCCAAAAGAAGAACCGGACCAATTGGAGAGCTCCAAACCAGAACCACTAATTCAGGAGGCTTCTTCTACCAG tgATCTGGTGGCTGAGATGAAGCCAGACTCTGTGTCTGAGGTGGTGAAAGAGTCGTCCCCTGAAAAAACCTCCAAATCAGAAGACAAGCCCAAACCTAGAGACAAGGACAGAGAGAAGGACGGACGCAGAGATCGCCCACGTCACCGCTCTCGTTCCCGATCACCTCGATCTCGCAGACGACCCAGATCACGGTCCAG GTCGTTCTCTCCTCGCCGCAGACCGAGTCCCAGGAGACGAATCTCTCCGAGACGCCGGAGCCCCCCTAGACGCCAGCCACCCCCTAGACACAGACGCAGCCGTTCACCTGTCCGCAG GCGGCGCTCACGTTCCCGATCCTCTTCAGGCAGCTCTTCCTCTCGGTCTCCCCATAAAAGACCAGGTAAACGTGGGTCAGCTACCCCTCCCAGAAAACTTCCACGTCGTTCGGATCTATCCAGTCCACCCAGAAGAAGAGGCCGGAGCCCCTCAGGTCCAGACACAAGCCCTTCAG CTGCGAGAAACAGAACTGGTGGAAGGAACGACACTCATTCTCCTCCAAAACCACCCAGACGATCCGATGTATCAGATTCTG ACACAGGGTCATCCTCTTCCTCTGAAGATGAAGGCCCAAGGCAGAAGAACAGAGGCGCAGCTGCTAGGAATggtgatgtcaggagacggcgGAGCCATTCACCTGGCTCACCACGGAGAAGGCACAGAGAGGCATCCCCAAG AAAAAGACGTTCCCCATCACCTGCTTTCCGTAGACATCGCTCTCCATCTCCAGCTCGTCGCCGCAGGTCGCCCTCTCCTCCTCCAAGACGCAG ATCTCCATCCCCTCCTACTCGGCACTACTCTCCCCCTATCCAGCGGCGATACAGCCCCTCTCCCCTTCCAGCTCAAAAGAGACGCCCATCAGGGTCTCCCCCTCCTAGGCGCAGAGGTTCTCCATCACCACCCGTGTCCAAGCGCAGAGGTTCTCCATCACCACCCGTGTCCAAGCGCAGAGGTTCTCCATCACCCCCCGTCTCCAAGCGCAGAGGGTCTCCATCACCACCCGTCTCCAAGCGCAGAGGATCTCCATCACCACCCGTGTCCAAGCGCAGGGCATCCCCATCACCACCCGTTTCCAAGCGCAGAGGTTCTCCATCACCACCCCTGTCCAAGCGCAGAGGTTCTCCATCACCACCCGTGTCCAAGCGTAGGGCATCCCCATCACCACCCGTGTCCAAGCGGAGGCCGTCCCCATCGCCGCCCGTGTCCAAGCGCAGGGCATCTCCCTCACCAGTAGCCAAACGGCGCTCCTCTCGCTCCCCCAAACGGACTCGTGGTAGTAGTCCAGGAAAGAGGCGCACTCCGCCCTCTTCTGCTTCACCACCACCCCGCCATCGCAGAAGTTCTCCGAATCCCCCTGCACACCAAAGGGGCAGGGACACCCGTTCCTCTCCCCCTTCCCATTCTTCTCGAGTGTCTTCGAGTCCTCAGGCTCGATATGGGCCTTCTGGTTCCTCCCCGCAACGAGCAAGACGTCAGGCGTCGCCGTCTCATGGCACAAGACCCATTCGAAGGGTCTCCCGCACACCAGAACCACGCAAACCACAGCG AGATTCTCAGAGCCCCCAGCCAGTAAGGAGGCAGGTGTCTCGTTCACCATCCGCTTCTCCTCCTCCGGCAGCACCGAAGAGAACTGCTTCAGTCTCTCCTCACTCTGCTAGTCGCTCCCCACCTCCACCTGCAAAGAAGAACAGCAGTGGGTCCCAAAGCCCATCACCTAACAAG AACTCTGATGTAGAGGGtggaaaaaagaagaaaaagaagaaggaGAAGAAACACAAAAAGGAGAAGAAACACAAGAAGCATAAGAAGCAAAAGAAGGAGAAGAGCGGAGAAGAGAAAATTGAAGCAGCTATAGGAGTCCCCGAACAGGAGGCGGAGCCTGATTCCGATCAGAAAAAG GAATCAGACAGTGAAGTAGAAGACAGTTTGGATGATCTGGAGAAGCACCTGCGTGAGAAAGCTCTCCGGTCCATGAGGAAGGCCCAGTTGTCTCCGTCTTCTCAATGA
- the srrm1 gene encoding serine/arginine repetitive matrix protein 1 isoform X1 has product MDAGFFRGTSAEQDNRFSNKHKKLLKQLKFAECLEKKVDMSKVNLEVIKPWITQRVNEILGFEDDVVIEFVFNQLEEKNPDAKMMQINLTGFLNGKNAREFMKDLWPLLLSAQENIAGIPSAFLEQKKEEIKQRQIEQEKLASLKKIDDDKREKENKERAQSRSPKRRKSRSPVKRDRKASPSRSPRRKPSPPASPPSSPPNQREEPKEEPDQLESSKPEPLIQEASSTSDLVAEMKPDSVSEVVKESSPEKTSKSEDKPKPRDKDREKDGRRDRPRHRSRSRSPRSRRRPRSRSRSFSPRRRPSPRRRISPRRRSPPRRQPPPRHRRSRSPVRRRRSRSRSSSGSSSSRSPHKRPGKRGSATPPRKLPRRSDLSSPPRRRGRSPSGPDTSPSAARNRTGGRNDTHSPPKPPRRSDVSDSEEEKLGDGSMADSVQQRRQYRRQNQKSSSDTGSSSSSEDEGPRQKNRGAAARNGDVRRRRSHSPGSPRRRHREASPRKRRSPSPAFRRHRSPSPARRRRSPSPPPRRRSPSPPTRHYSPPIQRRYSPSPLPAQKRRPSGSPPPRRRGSPSPPVSKRRGSPSPPVSKRRGSPSPPVSKRRGSPSPPVSKRRGSPSPPVSKRRASPSPPVSKRRGSPSPPLSKRRGSPSPPVSKRRASPSPPVSKRRPSPSPPVSKRRASPSPVAKRRSSRSPKRTRGSSPGKRRTPPSSASPPPRHRRSSPNPPAHQRGRDTRSSPPSHSSRVSSSPQARYGPSGSSPQRARRQASPSHGTRPIRRVSRTPEPRKPQRDSQSPQPVRRQVSRSPSASPPPAAPKRTASVSPHSASRSPPPPAKKNSSGSQSPSPNKNSDVEGGKKKKKKKEKKHKKEKKHKKHKKQKKEKSGEEKIEAAIGVPEQEAEPDSDQKKESDSEVEDSLDDLEKHLREKALRSMRKAQLSPSSQ; this is encoded by the exons AATCCAGATGCGAAGATGATGCAGATTAATTTGACTGGGTTTCTGAACGGGAAGAACGCTCGGGAATTCATGAAGGACCTCTGGCCGCTGTTGCTAAGCGCTCAGGAGAACATCGCTGGTATTCCGTCTGCCTTCCTGGAGCAGAAGAAAGAGGAAATCAAACAGAGACAA ATTGAACAGGAAAAACTAGCCTCTCTGAAAAAGATAGATGACGATAAAAGAGAAAAGGAGAACAAGGAGCGAGCTCAGTCCAGAAGCCCTAAACG GAGGAAATCTCGTTCCCCTGTGAAGCGGGACCGTAAAGCCAGCCCTTCCCGCTCTCCTCGTCGAAAACCAAGTCCACCCGCCTCACCGCCTTCTAGTCCGCCCAATCAAAGAGAAGAGCCAAAAGAAGAACCGGACCAATTGGAGAGCTCCAAACCAGAACCACTAATTCAGGAGGCTTCTTCTACCAG tgATCTGGTGGCTGAGATGAAGCCAGACTCTGTGTCTGAGGTGGTGAAAGAGTCGTCCCCTGAAAAAACCTCCAAATCAGAAGACAAGCCCAAACCTAGAGACAAGGACAGAGAGAAGGACGGACGCAGAGATCGCCCACGTCACCGCTCTCGTTCCCGATCACCTCGATCTCGCAGACGACCCAGATCACGGTCCAG GTCGTTCTCTCCTCGCCGCAGACCGAGTCCCAGGAGACGAATCTCTCCGAGACGCCGGAGCCCCCCTAGACGCCAGCCACCCCCTAGACACAGACGCAGCCGTTCACCTGTCCGCAG GCGGCGCTCACGTTCCCGATCCTCTTCAGGCAGCTCTTCCTCTCGGTCTCCCCATAAAAGACCAGGTAAACGTGGGTCAGCTACCCCTCCCAGAAAACTTCCACGTCGTTCGGATCTATCCAGTCCACCCAGAAGAAGAGGCCGGAGCCCCTCAGGTCCAGACACAAGCCCTTCAG CTGCGAGAAACAGAACTGGTGGAAGGAACGACACTCATTCTCCTCCAAAACCACCCAGACGATCCGATGTATCAGATTCTG AGGAGGAGAAGTTGGGCGACGGGTCAATGGCAGATTCTGTTCAGCAGCGACGTCAGTATCGCAGACAGAATCAGAAATCCTCTTCAG ACACAGGGTCATCCTCTTCCTCTGAAGATGAAGGCCCAAGGCAGAAGAACAGAGGCGCAGCTGCTAGGAATggtgatgtcaggagacggcgGAGCCATTCACCTGGCTCACCACGGAGAAGGCACAGAGAGGCATCCCCAAG AAAAAGACGTTCCCCATCACCTGCTTTCCGTAGACATCGCTCTCCATCTCCAGCTCGTCGCCGCAGGTCGCCCTCTCCTCCTCCAAGACGCAG ATCTCCATCCCCTCCTACTCGGCACTACTCTCCCCCTATCCAGCGGCGATACAGCCCCTCTCCCCTTCCAGCTCAAAAGAGACGCCCATCAGGGTCTCCCCCTCCTAGGCGCAGAGGTTCTCCATCACCACCCGTGTCCAAGCGCAGAGGTTCTCCATCACCACCCGTGTCCAAGCGCAGAGGTTCTCCATCACCCCCCGTCTCCAAGCGCAGAGGGTCTCCATCACCACCCGTCTCCAAGCGCAGAGGATCTCCATCACCACCCGTGTCCAAGCGCAGGGCATCCCCATCACCACCCGTTTCCAAGCGCAGAGGTTCTCCATCACCACCCCTGTCCAAGCGCAGAGGTTCTCCATCACCACCCGTGTCCAAGCGTAGGGCATCCCCATCACCACCCGTGTCCAAGCGGAGGCCGTCCCCATCGCCGCCCGTGTCCAAGCGCAGGGCATCTCCCTCACCAGTAGCCAAACGGCGCTCCTCTCGCTCCCCCAAACGGACTCGTGGTAGTAGTCCAGGAAAGAGGCGCACTCCGCCCTCTTCTGCTTCACCACCACCCCGCCATCGCAGAAGTTCTCCGAATCCCCCTGCACACCAAAGGGGCAGGGACACCCGTTCCTCTCCCCCTTCCCATTCTTCTCGAGTGTCTTCGAGTCCTCAGGCTCGATATGGGCCTTCTGGTTCCTCCCCGCAACGAGCAAGACGTCAGGCGTCGCCGTCTCATGGCACAAGACCCATTCGAAGGGTCTCCCGCACACCAGAACCACGCAAACCACAGCG AGATTCTCAGAGCCCCCAGCCAGTAAGGAGGCAGGTGTCTCGTTCACCATCCGCTTCTCCTCCTCCGGCAGCACCGAAGAGAACTGCTTCAGTCTCTCCTCACTCTGCTAGTCGCTCCCCACCTCCACCTGCAAAGAAGAACAGCAGTGGGTCCCAAAGCCCATCACCTAACAAG AACTCTGATGTAGAGGGtggaaaaaagaagaaaaagaagaaggaGAAGAAACACAAAAAGGAGAAGAAACACAAGAAGCATAAGAAGCAAAAGAAGGAGAAGAGCGGAGAAGAGAAAATTGAAGCAGCTATAGGAGTCCCCGAACAGGAGGCGGAGCCTGATTCCGATCAGAAAAAG GAATCAGACAGTGAAGTAGAAGACAGTTTGGATGATCTGGAGAAGCACCTGCGTGAGAAAGCTCTCCGGTCCATGAGGAAGGCCCAGTTGTCTCCGTCTTCTCAATGA
- the srrm1 gene encoding serine/arginine repetitive matrix protein 1 isoform X3, producing MDAGFFRGTSAEQDNRFSNKHKKLLKQLKFAECLEKKVDMSKVNLEVIKPWITQRVNEILGFEDDVVIEFVFNQLEEKNPDAKMMQINLTGFLNGKNAREFMKDLWPLLLSAQENIAGIPSAFLEQKKEEIKQRQIEQEKLASLKKIDDDKREKENKERAQSRSPKRRKSRSPVKRDRKASPSRSPRRKPSPPASPPSSPPNQREEPKEEPDQLESSKPEPLIQEASSTSDLVAEMKPDSVSEVVKESSPEKTSKSEDKPKPRDKDREKDGRRDRPRHRSRSRSPRSRRRPRSRSRSFSPRRRPSPRRRISPRRRSPPRRQPPPRHRRSRSPVRRRRSRSRSSSGSSSSRSPHKRPGKRGSATPPRKLPRRSDLSSPPRRRGRSPSGPDTSPSAARNRTGGRNDTHSPPKPPRRSDVSDSEEEKLGDGSMADSVQQRRQYRRQNQKSSSDTGSSSSSEDEGPRQKNRGAAARNGDVRRRRSHSPGSPRRRHREASPRKRRSPSPAFRRHRSPSPARRRRSPSPPPRRRSPSPPTRHYSPPIQRRYSPSPLPAQKRRPSGSPPPRRRGSPSPPVSKRRGSPSPPVSKRRGSPSPPVSKRRGSPSPPVSKRRGSPSPPVSKRRASPSPPVSKRRGSPSPPLSKRRGSPSPPVSKRRASPSPPVSKRRPSPSPPVSKRRASPSPVAKRRSSRSPKRTRGSSPGKRRTPPSSASPPPRHRRSSPNPPAHQRGRDTRSSPPSHSSRVSSSPQARYGPSGSSPQRARRQASPSHGTRPIRRVSRTPEPRKPQRDSQSPQPVRRQVSRSPSASPPPAAPKRTASVSPHSASRSPPPPAKKNSSGSQSPSPNKNSDVEGGKKKKKKKEKKHKKEKKHKKHKKQKKEKSGEEKIEAAIGVPEQEAEPDSDQKKTVK from the exons AATCCAGATGCGAAGATGATGCAGATTAATTTGACTGGGTTTCTGAACGGGAAGAACGCTCGGGAATTCATGAAGGACCTCTGGCCGCTGTTGCTAAGCGCTCAGGAGAACATCGCTGGTATTCCGTCTGCCTTCCTGGAGCAGAAGAAAGAGGAAATCAAACAGAGACAA ATTGAACAGGAAAAACTAGCCTCTCTGAAAAAGATAGATGACGATAAAAGAGAAAAGGAGAACAAGGAGCGAGCTCAGTCCAGAAGCCCTAAACG GAGGAAATCTCGTTCCCCTGTGAAGCGGGACCGTAAAGCCAGCCCTTCCCGCTCTCCTCGTCGAAAACCAAGTCCACCCGCCTCACCGCCTTCTAGTCCGCCCAATCAAAGAGAAGAGCCAAAAGAAGAACCGGACCAATTGGAGAGCTCCAAACCAGAACCACTAATTCAGGAGGCTTCTTCTACCAG tgATCTGGTGGCTGAGATGAAGCCAGACTCTGTGTCTGAGGTGGTGAAAGAGTCGTCCCCTGAAAAAACCTCCAAATCAGAAGACAAGCCCAAACCTAGAGACAAGGACAGAGAGAAGGACGGACGCAGAGATCGCCCACGTCACCGCTCTCGTTCCCGATCACCTCGATCTCGCAGACGACCCAGATCACGGTCCAG GTCGTTCTCTCCTCGCCGCAGACCGAGTCCCAGGAGACGAATCTCTCCGAGACGCCGGAGCCCCCCTAGACGCCAGCCACCCCCTAGACACAGACGCAGCCGTTCACCTGTCCGCAG GCGGCGCTCACGTTCCCGATCCTCTTCAGGCAGCTCTTCCTCTCGGTCTCCCCATAAAAGACCAGGTAAACGTGGGTCAGCTACCCCTCCCAGAAAACTTCCACGTCGTTCGGATCTATCCAGTCCACCCAGAAGAAGAGGCCGGAGCCCCTCAGGTCCAGACACAAGCCCTTCAG CTGCGAGAAACAGAACTGGTGGAAGGAACGACACTCATTCTCCTCCAAAACCACCCAGACGATCCGATGTATCAGATTCTG AGGAGGAGAAGTTGGGCGACGGGTCAATGGCAGATTCTGTTCAGCAGCGACGTCAGTATCGCAGACAGAATCAGAAATCCTCTTCAG ACACAGGGTCATCCTCTTCCTCTGAAGATGAAGGCCCAAGGCAGAAGAACAGAGGCGCAGCTGCTAGGAATggtgatgtcaggagacggcgGAGCCATTCACCTGGCTCACCACGGAGAAGGCACAGAGAGGCATCCCCAAG AAAAAGACGTTCCCCATCACCTGCTTTCCGTAGACATCGCTCTCCATCTCCAGCTCGTCGCCGCAGGTCGCCCTCTCCTCCTCCAAGACGCAG ATCTCCATCCCCTCCTACTCGGCACTACTCTCCCCCTATCCAGCGGCGATACAGCCCCTCTCCCCTTCCAGCTCAAAAGAGACGCCCATCAGGGTCTCCCCCTCCTAGGCGCAGAGGTTCTCCATCACCACCCGTGTCCAAGCGCAGAGGTTCTCCATCACCACCCGTGTCCAAGCGCAGAGGTTCTCCATCACCCCCCGTCTCCAAGCGCAGAGGGTCTCCATCACCACCCGTCTCCAAGCGCAGAGGATCTCCATCACCACCCGTGTCCAAGCGCAGGGCATCCCCATCACCACCCGTTTCCAAGCGCAGAGGTTCTCCATCACCACCCCTGTCCAAGCGCAGAGGTTCTCCATCACCACCCGTGTCCAAGCGTAGGGCATCCCCATCACCACCCGTGTCCAAGCGGAGGCCGTCCCCATCGCCGCCCGTGTCCAAGCGCAGGGCATCTCCCTCACCAGTAGCCAAACGGCGCTCCTCTCGCTCCCCCAAACGGACTCGTGGTAGTAGTCCAGGAAAGAGGCGCACTCCGCCCTCTTCTGCTTCACCACCACCCCGCCATCGCAGAAGTTCTCCGAATCCCCCTGCACACCAAAGGGGCAGGGACACCCGTTCCTCTCCCCCTTCCCATTCTTCTCGAGTGTCTTCGAGTCCTCAGGCTCGATATGGGCCTTCTGGTTCCTCCCCGCAACGAGCAAGACGTCAGGCGTCGCCGTCTCATGGCACAAGACCCATTCGAAGGGTCTCCCGCACACCAGAACCACGCAAACCACAGCG AGATTCTCAGAGCCCCCAGCCAGTAAGGAGGCAGGTGTCTCGTTCACCATCCGCTTCTCCTCCTCCGGCAGCACCGAAGAGAACTGCTTCAGTCTCTCCTCACTCTGCTAGTCGCTCCCCACCTCCACCTGCAAAGAAGAACAGCAGTGGGTCCCAAAGCCCATCACCTAACAAG AACTCTGATGTAGAGGGtggaaaaaagaagaaaaagaagaaggaGAAGAAACACAAAAAGGAGAAGAAACACAAGAAGCATAAGAAGCAAAAGAAGGAGAAGAGCGGAGAAGAGAAAATTGAAGCAGCTATAGGAGTCCCCGAACAGGAGGCGGAGCCTGATTCCGATCAGAAAAAG ACAGTGAAGTAG